Sequence from the Candidatus Eisenbacteria bacterium genome:
TGGGCAAGGGCCTGGAGGGCACCCTGGTCGCCCAGGCACGCCGCTCGGGCGCCGAGCCCGTGGGCTACGTGGACGACATCGCGCCGGAATTCGCGGCCGCCACCGCGGTGGTCGTGCCTCTCTGGACCGGCGCCGGGATGCGGGTGAAGATCGTGGAAGCCATGGCCGCCCGGGTGCCGGTGGTGGCCACGCCCGTTGCTGCGGAAGGGCTGGGAATCGAGCGCGGAGTGCACTTCGAGTGTGCCGACGATGCCGAGGAACTGGGCTGCCGGGTTGCGGACCTGCTCTGCGACCCGGAACGGGCCCGCGCCCTGGCGGGAGCTGCGCACGCGTACGGGGTGGGGCGGTACTCGCTCGAGCGGGTGGCCGGGCTCACGGCCCAGCTCTGCGAATCCGTGGTGGGGGCACGGCGGGGCCCGGGCGGGGAGGAAACGGGAGACTGACCCTACGGGCGCTCCGATCTCCGTGGTGCGGTGCACCGTCGCGCCAGTTCGCGCACCACGGCCAGGTCGGCGGGCTCGAAGTGCCGGATGGCAGCCAGCACCGGCAGGCACACGGCGACGGGCGCGACCACCAGGATCAGGCCCACGCCCAGGGACGTCCAGCGCCCGGTAATTGCCGGCTCGGGCAGCCCCCGCTGGACAGCCCACAGCCCCGCCGCCGCGATCGCGCTCACAACCACCGGCCGGGCCAGGGGGCGCACCACGCAATCCCACGACGACCAGCCGCAGCGGCGATGGAACAGCGGCACAAAGGCCCCCACCCACACCAGCATGGAAACGAGGATCGCCGCCAGCGCGCCGGACAGGCCCCATCGCGGCACCCAGACCAGGGCGAGCGCCACGTGCACCGCGAGCGCCCCGGACATGCACGCGAACGTGAGCTGCGGACGTCCTTCTCCCTGCAGGATGGCGGTTCCGGTCCCGGTGAGCGCATTGAGGGCCCAGGCCAGCGACAGTAGTTGCAGCGTGGGAACGGCGCCGCCGGGGACCTGGTCCAGCCAGCCGCGCATCAGCCAGCCTCCGCCGAACCACGTGCCGGCCAGGAGCGGCAGCGCCAGCGCCGCGACCCAGCGCACCCCCCGCACGTGGAGATCCCTCAGCCGCACCCTGTCGCCCCGCGCGGCGAAGTCAGCTGCCGCAGGCGCCACGGCGCCGAACGCGAGGATCGGCAGGGCGAACAATCCGCCCGCGACACGGAAGCCCAGTTCGTAAGCCCCGACCACGGGCAGCCCGGCCCAGCGCGTCAGGAAGAACTTGTCCAGTTGCAGCTGCAATACGGTGGCCACGCCGGCGAGCTGGATCCACATGCCCAGTCCGAGCAACCGGCGCACGGCCCCGGGATCCCAGCCGAATCCCTGCACGCGAAGACCCGGGGTGCCGCGGTACAGGAAAATGGCGGTGCCCAGCCCGGCCAGCGCGGCCACGCCCGCCTGGACCGCCAGGAGCCCGGACAAGCCGGCTCCCTGGCGCAGCGCCAGCCAGATCCCGAGCCCGCCCGGCACCAGGGCCGCCAGCGAGATCGCGTTCACGGTGACCTGTCGCTGAAGTCCGTTCATGACTCCGGCGACGAGAGAGCCGAAACCGACCACCACGGCGGTCACCGCGCCGAGGGCTAGCGCGGTGCGAGCCTCCGGGATGGTCACGGGCACCCGCAGCGCGAGCAGGATGGGATCCGCGAGCAGCGAGGCGGCCGCCAGGAACACGGCGGACAGTCCGAGGTAGATCGAGTTGGAACTGGAGATGTACCGACCCAGGTCGGACGTCGAGCCGCGCGCCGAGGAGTCCGCCGAAAACCGGCTCAGGGCGGTGCCCACGCCCAGGTCCATGATCACCATGTAGGTGGTCAACACGAACAACAGCGACCACAACCCGAATCGCTCGGGTCCCAGCCGGTGCAGGATGTAGGGGGTGGCCAGCACCCAGAAAGCCATGGATCCAACGCGGCCGGCCATGCTGGCCAGGGAGTTGGAAGCCACCCGGGCGCCGTGTCCCCCGGACGCGCCACTGCCGGGACCGGCGGGGGTCCCGGCAGCCGGATCGGCTGAATTCGGCATCGAACCGGACAATAGCGATGGGAGACCAGCAGGGCAAGCACCCGGGTCCCGCCGCACGGGGCCCGCCCGCGCCCGTAGCCTTCCTGCGTTGCGCCCTACTCCCGCACCGTCGCCCGCACCGACTCCACCGTCACCGTGGGCGCGCCGTCTCCCGACACCAGCCAGCGCAGCTTGAGCACGCCGTTGCCGGCGATGCCCGGCACCACCAGCCGCTCGGGATGTTCCTTCTGCTCCGCCAGGTTGCCCAGGTACTCGTTGTCCACCGCGAAACCGGCGAGCACCTTCCCGCCCGGCACGGTGAGGGTGAACGCGTCCGGGGGCGTGATGCGATTCACCCGGTCCTGCGCGGTGTGCGTGGCCATGGGACGCTCGTTCACCACCCGCACGTCCACCTGCCGCACGCCTCCCGGGAGGGCGGTCACCCGCAGGCTGTCCACGTGCACCAGTGGCAGGGTCCAGGCGTGGAAGAGGGTGAAGGCCATGTTGCGGTGGCACTCCTCCTCCAGCAGGAACGTGGGTGGCATGCGCGTCCACATCTTCTTGAGACCGCCGATCTCCACGTCCCCGAACTGCGGGTGGCGGTACGCCCGCCACGGCACCACGCCCTCGCCGAACAGCAGCAGCCGGTCGAACCGGTACAGGTCGGGTTGCGCGCCGAAGAATCCGCCGCCGGCGTCCTTGCGAAACAGGTTCCACGCGGTCCACAGCTCGTTGCTGAAGCACAGCACGCCGCGGGCGCCGTAGAACCAGTCCAGCTCCCCGCCGTACACGGTGTACAGCCCGCTCCACACGGTCAGGTAGCGGTAGCCCGGCAGCACCTCTTCACCGCGGCGGCCCACCAGGTCGAAGGTGGCCACGTCCTCGGGCTGGAACGCGTCGCTGCGCTCGCCCGGACCCTTCAGGATCGCGCCCATGGCGTTGTGGTAGGTCTGCGCGCCGGCGATGTTGGGGTGCGCGCGCACGAAGTCGCGCACCGCGCGGCTCTCCGGCAGCGAGAACGGGTAGCGCTCGGCGCCCTGCTGCACGTAGCGTGGCGCCCAGTTCCAGCCCCAGTCGCGGTTGGGATCGTAGTAGCCGGTGGGATCCTCGGCCACGGAACCGTCGCGGTCCTGGTCCGTGCCCTCCTCGCCCAGCAGCGTCCACTGCCCCTTCTCGTCCGGCTCGCACGTCACCATGAGGCGCGGGTCGTCGGGTGAGGTCTTCCATCGGCCGTTGGGATCGGCCTTGCGCATCTGGGTGATGTTGCCGTCGCCGTCCAGATCGGCGGCCTGGTCCTCATCGGGCTGGCCGTCCCCGTCGTCGTCGCGCGGCACCACCCCGGAGCGCGGGCTGTTGGGGCTGTTGGCGCGGTGCAGGAAGTCGTCGCGCCCGTCCGGGTTGATGGTGGGCACGATGTAGAACGTCCGCTCCCTCACCAGCCGGGTGATCCCCTCCACCACGCCGAAGTTCTCCAGCAGGTACCACGCGGTGTACAGGGCCACCTCGCTGCCCTGCAGCTCGTTGGCGTGGATGTTCCCATCTATGTAGTAGCCGGACCTGCGGGCGGGATCCCCCGCGGAGAAGTCGGTGATGGTGAGCGCCCACAGGTCGCGCCCGGCGTACGACTTGCCGATGGACTCCAGCCGGCACAGCCCCGGATGCGCGGCCGCGAGCCGCCTGCAGATGTCGGTGATGCCCGCATGATCGTAGTAGCGGTTCCACGCCACCGGGACCTTCGGGTGCGCGGGAGCGCCCATGCCCTTGAACGCACCGGGGCCGCCGGCCAGCGCGGCATCCGGGGCGGGCGCGGCGGACGACGCGGCCGCGAGGCACGCGCCCAGGCACGCCGCGATCAGCGTGGCCCGGGCGAAGTCTGAAACGTGGGTCCTCATGGCAGCGTCACCTCCCCCGTCGCCGCGCCGGCCGACGGGCAGTCGGCGGTGATCCTCAACTTCGCGCCTGCCTCGCCCGCCACCACCCAGGTCACTTCGCTGCTTCCGCCGCTGCCCGCCACGATCCCCAGTTGTTGAATCGGATGTCCCGAGACGAGCCGGGGCGCGCCCTCCACCCGCACCCGCACCCCCCGCGGCCAGCGCGCGGTGGAGCCCAGGACCGGCAGGGTGGGCAGGTAGCCCGGGTTCACCACCCGGGCGCGGACCCGGTAGAGGCCCGGACCCAGCTTCTCCGCGTTCGTGTCGCGCAGCTCGAGCCGGGGCAGGCGGGACGCCAGGTCGAGCAGGAACGCGCCGGCGCCCGCGGACAGCGAATCGAGCAACGCGCCCGGGGGCACGGTGCGGGTGTAAGGCACGAATCCGCCAACCTCCACCGTCTTCCCGGGGAAGTCGGGATGCTCCACGCGGTGCCACGGCACGACTGCGTCCACCCCCAGCGCCGCCAGCGCCTTGAGGGTCTGAGCGTCGGAGGCGCCCTCCGCGCCGGCGGAAGATCCGCCCGCGCCGCCGATTCGCGGCGTGCCGCGGCCCCCGCGACCCATGAGCGCGCCGCCGCGATCGGGGCGGGTGCCGACGTCGCCACGGCCGCGGTCGCCGCGCGGCCCTGGCTCGTCCCCGCGCTCCCCGCGCGCGGACGAATCGGCCCTGGCCGATTCAGGCTGCGCCGGCCACCAAGGCCGCGCCGCGAACGCCCAGCGGCCCATGCCGTAGTAGACGAAGGAGGCGAAGTCCCCCTCGCCGGGGGCGCCCGCGGGCACGTCCTTCACCCCGGCGAGCCGGCGGTACTGCTGCGACAGGAAGTCATAGACATCGGCGTCCGCGGCCGGCGGCGCGGTGATGCGCGCCTCCACCGGCGACTCCTCGACGCGCGGCTGTCCGCGCCGGCGCGGCGCCGAAGTGCCCGCGGCGGGCAGCCCGCCGGTGCGCCCGCCGTCGCCGCCCTCGAAGTCCCCGCGGCGGCCCGCGGCCAGCGCGCGCTCGACCGCGCCGGCGTTGGACGGGTCCGCCTTCCAGGGCTGCACCACGTTGTCCTGGCTGCCGAACACGAACACCGCCGCGATGGACGCATGGTCGAACAGAAAGTCGGCCAGGGCGCGGTTCTCCACTTCGCTCATGGGGTCCGCGCCCGCGCCCGTGGAAAAGTAGCGGTAGCCGATCGGGAAGTTGCGGTTGAACTCCACGCCGCCCGGCCCGTCCTCGGCGATTCGGCCGTCGTGGTCGGCGTCGCCACCCTCCACGTACAGCTTGAACCTGCCGGACTCGCCGTGGGAGCGGTCGGCGCGCTTCATCAGGCGGGAATCGGCGGGATCGGGAAACCACTCGCCTTCGGCGTCCTCCACGCGCATCCCGGTGATGCGGCCGTCGGCGTCGAGATCGCTCGGGGCGTCCTCGTCCATCCGGCCGTCGCGGTCCTCGTCCACCGGCGACTCGCTGCCGGCGCTCTCGACCGTCGGCGCGTGGAAGAAGCGCTCGCAGGCATCCGGCGAGACTCGGGGCGCCACGTACACGGTGACCCGGTCCAGCAACCGGGTGACGCTGTCCACGCGGCCATAGTCGCCCACCAGGCGCGCCACGAAGCGCAGCGCCTCCTCCGACCCGGCGATCTGCGTGGCGTCCGTGCCCCCCACCACGAGCAGTCCGGGGTACTGCGCGGGATCCTCGCGAATGTCCCCGGCGCGCCCCGCGGGCGCCGCCAGGCGCGCGGCATCCGCCCCCACCGCCACCATCCAGATGTCGCGCCCGCCGCGCGTGCGCCCGATGGACACCCTGCGAACCGGAGGCCCGCCCGCGCCCGCGAGCCGGTCCAGCTCCCGGGCGAGCGCGGCGGCATCGTGGTAGCCGGAGACGTCGGTGAGGCGCGCCGCCGCCGCGGGGCGGCTGCGGGCGGCCGGAGGCGCCTTCGCGGCCGCCACCGGCCCCACGGCCCACAGGCCCGCGAGCGCGGCCACGACCGACCATCGAGTGATGCGTGTCACTGCAGCGTCCTTTCGCGAAAGGGTCTTGCGCATGGATGGACCCGCGCGGCCGGCCGGGGTCGGAATGCGGGGGATGGTAGCAATATCGCGCCGGGGGGAAAGGGGGAATCGCCGCTCCGCGCCTCGCCAGTTCAGGCCCGCGGCCCCCGGGCGAAATAGGCGGCCGCGACGGCGAACATCGCGGCGAAGACCGCCCACTGCACCGCGTAGCCCAGGTGCGGCCCGTCGTCGAGCCGCGGTGGCGGCAGCGGCCGCAGCGCCACCCTGGGGCCGGCCCCCGGGCCGGACGCGCTGCCGCGCCCGGTCCCGGGCGATCCCGGGGGCAGCACCGCAGCCGGGCTCGGCGCGCCGGGCTCCACCTGCAGCGCGAAGCTCAGGGGCGCGACGCGGGTCACGCGGCCGGTCACGGTCACGCGGCCGGTGTCCGCCGGATAGGCACCCGGCTTCGGCGGCCCCCCGGGAGCGGGCACCCAGCCACGCGCCACCGGCGCCTCGGTCCCCTCCCCGAGCGAAAGCGGCGTGACCACCAGCGCGCCCGGAACACCCTCCACGCTGGTGTTGTGCCATTGCTCTCCCGCCGGACGGAACACCCCGCGCGCCGCCACGCGCCGACCCTCCAGCAGAGCGAGATTCCGGGCGTCGGCCGCGGTCAGCAGCGCGGGCGCCCGCCTGAGATCCGCCGCGATCCGGGCATTCCGCTCCCGGCGCTGGCCCAGCCGGTCCACCTGCCAGAGGCACAGTCGCAGGCACCCGGCGGCGGCCGCGAGCAGCAGGACCACCATGACCCGGCGGGGAAGTCTCATGGCCGCAGTGTGCCGGGCGGCAGCCGGGCGTGTCCAGCCCGGTGCGGGCGGCCGGCAGGGAGCCCGGCGCAACAGCCTGGCCGGGAGCCCGTCGCGGCGCCCGCCCCCCGGAGGCGGGGTCCGGATCGGACCGGGCGGCCAGGAGGGAGCCCGCCTCTCCGCAGAAAGGCCGTGCGCGCGGACCGGGAGGGTGTATAGTCGAGAATGCACTCTCCAAATGGGAGCCCCACCGTGACGGAGAAGGACGAACTCCAACTCGTCCAGGCCGCCCGATCGGGGGACGCGCAAGCCCTGGAGCGGTTGCTCGAGCACTACCAGCAACGCATCTATCGCTTCAGCGTCAAGATGTGTCGCGACCCCGAGGAAGCCAAGGACGTCCTGCAGGAAACCCTGCTCGCGATGTCGCGCGGGGTGCAGGAGTTCCGTGGCGCCGCATCCCTCTCCACCTGGCTGTACACCATTGCCCGAAGCCACGTCATCAAGCTGCGCCGGCGGAGCAAGTTCGCCCCGCAGCGCGAAGAGTCGCTGGACGGCGGCTACGGCGAGGAAGCGCGCCAGCTGCCCGACCCGGCGCGCGGGCCCGAGGATGACCTGTGCTCGCGCGAGGCCGGCGAGGCCCTGGACGCCGCCATCGCCGCGCTCCCCGGACGCTATCGCGAAGTGGTGCTGCTGCGCGACGTCGAGGGGCTCAGCACC
This genomic interval carries:
- a CDS encoding polysaccharide biosynthesis C-terminal domain-containing protein: MASNSLASMAGRVGSMAFWVLATPYILHRLGPERFGLWSLLFVLTTYMVIMDLGVGTALSRFSADSSARGSTSDLGRYISSSNSIYLGLSAVFLAAASLLADPILLALRVPVTIPEARTALALGAVTAVVVGFGSLVAGVMNGLQRQVTVNAISLAALVPGGLGIWLALRQGAGLSGLLAVQAGVAALAGLGTAIFLYRGTPGLRVQGFGWDPGAVRRLLGLGMWIQLAGVATVLQLQLDKFFLTRWAGLPVVGAYELGFRVAGGLFALPILAFGAVAPAAADFAARGDRVRLRDLHVRGVRWVAALALPLLAGTWFGGGWLMRGWLDQVPGGAVPTLQLLSLAWALNALTGTGTAILQGEGRPQLTFACMSGALAVHVALALVWVPRWGLSGALAAILVSMLVWVGAFVPLFHRRCGWSSWDCVVRPLARPVVVSAIAAAGLWAVQRGLPEPAITGRWTSLGVGLILVVAPVAVCLPVLAAIRHFEPADLAVVRELARRCTAPRRSERP
- a CDS encoding peptidase M14, translated to MRTHVSDFARATLIAACLGACLAAASSAAPAPDAALAGGPGAFKGMGAPAHPKVPVAWNRYYDHAGITDICRRLAAAHPGLCRLESIGKSYAGRDLWALTITDFSAGDPARRSGYYIDGNIHANELQGSEVALYTAWYLLENFGVVEGITRLVRERTFYIVPTINPDGRDDFLHRANSPNSPRSGVVPRDDDGDGQPDEDQAADLDGDGNITQMRKADPNGRWKTSPDDPRLMVTCEPDEKGQWTLLGEEGTDQDRDGSVAEDPTGYYDPNRDWGWNWAPRYVQQGAERYPFSLPESRAVRDFVRAHPNIAGAQTYHNAMGAILKGPGERSDAFQPEDVATFDLVGRRGEEVLPGYRYLTVWSGLYTVYGGELDWFYGARGVLCFSNELWTAWNLFRKDAGGGFFGAQPDLYRFDRLLLFGEGVVPWRAYRHPQFGDVEIGGLKKMWTRMPPTFLLEEECHRNMAFTLFHAWTLPLVHVDSLRVTALPGGVRQVDVRVVNERPMATHTAQDRVNRITPPDAFTLTVPGGKVLAGFAVDNEYLGNLAEQKEHPERLVVPGIAGNGVLKLRWLVSGDGAPTVTVESVRATVRE
- a CDS encoding SURF1 family protein; this encodes MRLPRRVMVVLLLAAAAGCLRLCLWQVDRLGQRRERNARIAADLRRAPALLTAADARNLALLEGRRVAARGVFRPAGEQWHNTSVEGVPGALVVTPLSLGEGTEAPVARGWVPAPGGPPKPGAYPADTGRVTVTGRVTRVAPLSFALQVEPGAPSPAAVLPPGSPGTGRGSASGPGAGPRVALRPLPPPRLDDGPHLGYAVQWAVFAAMFAVAAAYFARGPRA